The Synechocystis sp. PCC 7509 genome includes a window with the following:
- a CDS encoding DUF3122 domain-containing protein — MKTLTINSICCNRFKIRPVRWLLAALICLSLLVWSPLPAFAAITKIEEATGQMLYQSRQNLQDQTGKSWQAIAFKRIYPDGSAMVSLRLVGFPGAVEFDRTQTLTLTTSLGKTFTAKNVSSKISQDTSALTNVGEYDIQQVLPQLQAEIPLHLTLPMVSGTSIKLQIPSTAIQEWQTISAR, encoded by the coding sequence GTGAAGACTTTGACGATCAACTCTATCTGCTGCAACAGGTTTAAAATTCGCCCCGTGCGCTGGCTGCTGGCTGCTTTAATCTGCCTTTCACTACTTGTTTGGAGTCCCTTACCCGCTTTTGCTGCTATAACGAAAATTGAAGAAGCAACTGGGCAAATGCTCTATCAATCCCGACAAAACTTGCAAGATCAGACTGGAAAATCCTGGCAGGCGATCGCCTTCAAGCGGATCTATCCCGATGGTAGTGCTATGGTTTCTTTGCGGCTAGTGGGCTTTCCTGGTGCAGTAGAATTTGATCGCACTCAAACCCTTACTCTAACTACATCTCTAGGCAAAACTTTTACCGCCAAGAATGTTTCTAGCAAAATTTCTCAGGACACATCAGCCCTAACCAATGTCGGAGAATATGACATTCAGCAAGTTTTACCACAGTTGCAGGCTGAAATTCCCCTTCACCTAACTTTGCCGATGGTAAGTGGGACATCAATCAAGTTACAAATCCCCTCCACAGCGATCCAAGAATGGCAAACAATTTCTGCTCGTTAA
- a CDS encoding DsbA family oxidoreductase: MKPINIFYFSDVLCIWAYIAQVRIDELKTTFQDQIEIEYHFVPVFGNAPEKLEKQWRDRGGLPGYSNHIQEVAKKFAHITVHPDIWTHVTPPSSTSCHLFLHAIQLLEKKGLVEQQMFEKATWAFREAFFTQLAKVGDRPVQFEIAEKLGLPVAAIQAQIDTGEAYAQLSKDFDLIKEHTVTVSPTLIFNEGRQRLNGNVGYRVIEANIRELLHNPPGEQSWC, encoded by the coding sequence ATGAAACCCATTAATATTTTTTACTTTTCTGATGTTCTCTGTATTTGGGCTTATATTGCTCAGGTTCGCATAGATGAGTTGAAAACAACCTTTCAAGACCAGATTGAGATTGAATACCACTTTGTCCCCGTCTTTGGTAATGCGCCAGAAAAGCTAGAGAAACAATGGCGCGATCGCGGAGGATTGCCAGGCTACAGCAATCATATTCAGGAAGTTGCCAAAAAGTTCGCTCACATCACCGTTCATCCTGACATCTGGACTCACGTTACACCACCATCATCTACCTCCTGTCATTTGTTTCTCCATGCCATACAACTTCTAGAAAAGAAGGGTTTAGTAGAACAACAGATGTTTGAAAAAGCAACTTGGGCATTTCGAGAGGCATTTTTTACCCAACTAGCAAAGGTTGGCGATCGCCCTGTGCAATTTGAAATCGCCGAGAAATTAGGACTCCCCGTTGCTGCTATTCAAGCTCAGATCGATACTGGTGAGGCTTACGCTCAGTTATCAAAAGATTTTGACTTAATCAAAGAACATACGGTTACGGTCAGTCCTACCCTGATTTTTAATGAAGGTAGGCAGAGACTCAACGGCAATGTAGGTTATCGGGTCATCGAAGCCAATATCCGCGAGTTGCTACACAATCCGCCAGGAGAACAATCTTGGTGCTAG
- a CDS encoding CPBP family intramembrane glutamic endopeptidase, whose protein sequence is MVVIALSWPFQIAYVLWAETPFMRYALSSLPMIMVTVGTYIAGRYIFRDGFSTAGWNWGKSKHYLAVFSLAIFVWVVPTILELVLGMRSIPRGFMLSDILANFLLRFVATLIPAFGEEFGWRGYMLPHLVKQYSLKTALLLHGLIWWAWHLPVIIGMGITEKLTDNVGNSIVIVLAVSLIPTMMHAIAYAYIWTVTQSLAVVTVYHAAFDEIRDAIASSIGFGSLVDIWQMLTFTILGGLLLWKGNWKQLTLRKI, encoded by the coding sequence TTGGTCGTTATTGCGTTATCTTGGCCATTTCAAATCGCCTATGTGCTGTGGGCAGAAACACCATTTATGCGCTATGCCTTAAGCTCATTACCAATGATTATGGTGACAGTTGGCACTTATATCGCTGGGCGCTATATATTCCGTGATGGTTTCTCTACTGCTGGCTGGAATTGGGGCAAATCAAAACACTATTTAGCAGTATTTTCATTAGCAATCTTTGTCTGGGTTGTTCCCACAATCCTCGAATTAGTCTTAGGAATGCGAAGTATTCCTAGAGGATTCATGCTTTCAGATATTCTCGCCAATTTTCTACTTCGTTTTGTGGCAACGTTGATTCCAGCCTTTGGTGAAGAGTTTGGTTGGCGAGGCTATATGCTGCCGCACCTAGTCAAACAATACAGCCTAAAAACAGCACTGCTACTTCATGGGTTGATTTGGTGGGCGTGGCATTTGCCTGTAATTATTGGCATGGGTATCACTGAAAAACTTACCGATAATGTGGGAAATTCAATCGTCATTGTGCTTGCAGTAAGTCTAATTCCTACAATGATGCACGCGATCGCTTATGCCTATATTTGGACAGTTACTCAAAGCCTTGCAGTTGTAACAGTTTATCACGCTGCCTTTGATGAAATTCGAGATGCGATCGCATCTTCAATCGGGTTTGGTTCTCTAGTTGATATCTGGCAGATGCTAACGTTTACAATATTAGGCGGATTACTGCTGTGGAAGGGTAATTGGAAACAGTTAACTCTAAGAAAAATATAG
- a CDS encoding DUF6920 family protein, which produces MWIQWMAIISVLIIVSLGIAAIYGSYRWQIGTDNLRAQLTNGRREIQPKIYEQKEISGEPAPVQRFFQTVLKDKQSIVSAVKLFQQGEFNLNEMKDKWNPFTATQLFVAQRLGFDWDARIQIAPLLNAFVHDTYLLGEGNLHASLLGLFTLAKMHDTPELNQGELLRFLAEAVWYPTALLPSQGVVWEAINDTSARGTLTDGATTVSLVFQFNAEGVISTIRAEARYRDKLTAMPWVGRFGEYSIQNGMLIPLYGEVGWEHPEGLRLYFKGKITEINYEFAL; this is translated from the coding sequence ATGTGGATTCAATGGATGGCAATTATTAGTGTCTTAATCATAGTCAGCTTAGGAATTGCCGCCATTTATGGTAGCTATCGCTGGCAGATAGGTACTGATAACTTACGCGCCCAATTAACAAATGGACGGCGGGAAATTCAGCCCAAAATCTACGAGCAAAAAGAAATTTCAGGCGAACCCGCCCCTGTACAGCGATTTTTTCAAACGGTGCTTAAAGATAAACAATCGATCGTGTCTGCGGTCAAACTCTTTCAGCAGGGAGAGTTCAATCTGAATGAAATGAAAGATAAGTGGAATCCGTTTACTGCTACTCAACTTTTTGTGGCTCAACGTCTGGGTTTTGATTGGGATGCGCGTATCCAGATCGCTCCATTGCTAAATGCTTTTGTCCATGATACCTATTTGTTAGGGGAAGGCAACTTGCACGCATCATTACTCGGTCTTTTCACCCTTGCAAAAATGCACGATACGCCTGAATTGAACCAAGGTGAATTATTGCGATTCTTGGCAGAAGCGGTCTGGTATCCTACGGCTTTGTTGCCCAGTCAGGGTGTGGTTTGGGAAGCAATTAATGACACTTCTGCTCGTGGTACTTTGACCGATGGCGCTACAACTGTTTCCCTAGTATTTCAGTTTAATGCTGAAGGAGTAATTTCTACGATTAGGGCTGAGGCTCGTTATCGTGACAAGCTGACTGCAATGCCTTGGGTCGGTCGATTTGGGGAATATTCAATTCAAAATGGGATGCTCATTCCTTTATATGGCGAAGTGGGATGGGAGCATCCAGAAGGGCTTCGGCTTTATTTCAAAGGAAAGATTACAGAGATTAACTATGAGTTTGCACTGTAG
- a CDS encoding PspC domain-containing protein, protein MIFLPLISILLLVGPAIASIAIMRSLSIRWHLFLFVLCIFYAILPLLVAWSGIGLAKRLGCQAEAIVFRCPDPSWHGDLVTRMAFMHWLAIISIPSAVLGAIGLVISLILTVKKSQTTVDIAGKQTAVFYRSRRHKVIAGICAAIAQQWNLPLQGVRIVTVIVAIVFSPSVLLYVWSWLAFPLELPIESH, encoded by the coding sequence ATGATTTTCCTTCCTTTGATTTCGATACTATTGCTTGTGGGTCCAGCGATCGCTTCCATTGCCATAATGCGATCGCTTTCAATCCGTTGGCACTTATTTCTATTTGTCCTTTGTATTTTCTATGCAATTTTACCGCTTCTAGTAGCTTGGAGCGGCATAGGTTTAGCAAAGCGCCTTGGTTGTCAAGCAGAAGCTATTGTTTTTCGTTGTCCCGACCCTTCCTGGCATGGAGACTTAGTTACAAGAATGGCTTTTATGCACTGGTTAGCAATTATTAGCATCCCATCGGCGGTATTGGGAGCGATCGGACTTGTTATATCTTTGATTCTCACCGTCAAGAAGTCGCAAACAACAGTAGATATTGCTGGGAAACAAACTGCCGTTTTTTACCGTAGTCGCCGCCATAAAGTCATTGCCGGAATATGTGCCGCGATCGCCCAGCAATGGAACTTACCCCTTCAAGGAGTACGGATTGTCACTGTTATTGTAGCGATCGTCTTTTCTCCATCTGTTTTACTCTACGTTTGGTCGTGGTTAGCATTCCCGCTAGAACTACCAATTGAATCCCATTAA
- a CDS encoding Acg family FMN-binding oxidoreductase — translation MNREKFISLAIGTTITVGTTSYLFSDKSNLLRADMKTTEDKNKNLKSDEKEILFLASLAPSGHNTQPWFVQYLEPLHWIIGNDKNKWLPAVDPTQRETILSIGTFMQNLEYAAGAFGYSCDWNLLAKTNQDEQVMEVNLIKKESKNAFDITKIKNRRTVRSNFLSDVLKKEDIEYLVNSEPEFIHYLPVTSKESQYIDEQTIIANRIQSDRNPAQQELAEWIRFSSKDAKKYSDGLTTATMEIEGFSGWVVRNFYSKNNVMKQDFRERGIDNVKKQVSESAGWILITSKDDSVATLLETGRKMQRLFLKVRERNIAIHPMTQILEESSTKQQLNPAMGISENIQFILRVGYLKNYPQPVSLRRPVDWFIRS, via the coding sequence ATGAACAGAGAAAAATTTATCAGCCTTGCGATCGGGACGACAATTACCGTCGGGACAACATCTTATTTATTCAGCGATAAAAGTAATCTTTTAAGGGCAGATATGAAAACTACAGAAGATAAAAATAAAAATCTCAAGTCAGACGAAAAAGAGATTTTGTTTCTTGCCTCCCTCGCACCGAGCGGTCACAATACACAGCCTTGGTTTGTCCAATATCTCGAACCATTACATTGGATTATCGGTAACGACAAAAATAAATGGCTACCTGCGGTTGATCCGACTCAGAGAGAAACCATTTTATCAATCGGCACTTTCATGCAAAATCTTGAATATGCTGCTGGTGCTTTTGGTTACTCCTGCGATTGGAATTTACTAGCTAAAACTAACCAAGACGAACAGGTGATGGAAGTAAACCTGATTAAAAAAGAGTCAAAAAATGCTTTTGACATCACTAAAATCAAAAACCGCCGTACTGTTCGCTCCAATTTTTTAAGTGATGTACTGAAAAAAGAAGATATTGAGTATCTTGTCAATTCAGAACCGGAATTTATTCATTATCTGCCTGTCACTAGCAAAGAAAGTCAATATATAGACGAACAAACAATTATTGCCAACCGCATTCAAAGCGATCGCAATCCAGCGCAGCAAGAGTTAGCCGAATGGATCAGATTCTCTAGCAAGGATGCTAAGAAATATAGCGATGGGCTAACAACGGCAACTATGGAAATAGAAGGATTCTCTGGCTGGGTGGTGCGGAATTTCTACAGCAAAAACAATGTAATGAAACAAGATTTCCGAGAGCGAGGCATTGATAATGTTAAAAAACAGGTGTCAGAATCGGCAGGTTGGATTCTCATTACCAGCAAGGATGATTCGGTAGCGACACTGCTAGAAACTGGTCGCAAAATGCAAAGACTTTTTTTAAAAGTGCGAGAAAGGAATATTGCGATTCACCCCATGACTCAAATATTGGAAGAATCTTCAACAAAGCAACAGCTAAATCCAGCGATGGGAATCAGCGAGAATATTCAATTTATTTTGCGAGTGGGTTATTTAAAGAATTATCCTCAGCCAGTTTCACTACGCCGCCCCGTTGATTGGTTTATTCGTTCATAA